From the Deinococcus sonorensis KR-87 genome, the window CCGCCCCGGATCGGGAAGAACTTCTGGAGATCCTTGACCTCCACCAGCGGCTCCCCCATGGCGGGCAGTTTGCGGATCGTGTTCCGGTCCACCACAGCGGTCATGCCTTCACCTCTCCAAATTCATGCGAGCGGATGCAGCGGCTGGTATGGCCGCCCCCCGTGTCGATCAGGGCCGGGACCGCCTTGCTGCAGTCGGGAATCGCGAACTTGCAGCGCGGCTCGAACACACAGCCGGGCGGCAGGTGCAGCGGGTTGGGCACGTTGCCAGGAATGGCCTCCAGACGCTGCTTGCGCTCGCCGGGCGCCTCCGCTTCGTGGTCCACGCGCGGCATGCTATTCAGCAGGCCCATGGTGTAGGGGTGCTTGGGCGCCTTGAAGATCTCCAGCACGTCGCCCTCCTCCACCACGCGGCCGCCGTACATCACCACGACGCGGTCGGCCATCTCGGCCACCACGCCCAGGTTGTGCGTGATGAACAGGATGCTCATGCCGATGTCCTTCTGCAGCTTGCGCATCAGGTCCAGAATCTGCGCCTGGATCGTCACATCGAGCGCGGTGGTCGGCTCGTCGGCCACCAGCAGGGCCGGGTTGCACGACAGCGCCATGGCGATCATCACGCGCTGACGCATGCCGCCGGACATCTGGTGCGGGTACTCGTTGACGCGCTTCTTGGCGGCCGGAATGCCCACCAGTTCCAGCATGCTGGTGGCCACTTCCATCGCCTCGCGGCGGTTCTTGCCCTGGTGCAGCATCACCGCCTCGGCGATCTGGTCACCGACGCTGTACACCGGGTTGAGGCTGGTCATCGGCTCCTGGAAGATCATCGAGATGTCGTTGCCGCGGATCTTGCGCATTTCGGCTTCCGGCAGTGTCACCAGGTTCTTGATCTGGCCGTCCTTGCCCCGGAACAGCACCTCACCGTCCGCGATCTTGCCGGGCGGGGAGGCGATCAGCCGCATGATGCTGAGGCTGGTCACGCTCTTGCCGGACCCCGACTCGCCCACCACGGCCAGCGTCTCGCCCCGCTTGATGTGAAAGGTCACGCCGTCCACGCTCTTGACGACGCCCTCGTCGGTGTAGAAGTAGGTCTTGAGGCCCTTGACGTCCAGCAGGACATCGGCCTCCGGATGCAGCGCGGTACCCATGACCGGACTCGCCGCTTCAGCTGATTTCTGTGTCATTCGTCCTCCTTACAAGAACGCTTCCGCTGTCTTGCGACGTGCCGGCCTCGATGCTGACGGTCTGCGTTGGCAGGGCACCGTGGCCCTGCCGTCTGGCGCGCATGATAGCAGGATTGTATACAAAGCCTGCGCTCTGTGCGTCACTGCCGGCGGCGTGGGTCAAAGGCGTCGCGCAGACCGTCGCCCAGCAGCTGATAGCACATCACCGTGAACACGATGAAAAAGCCGGGAATCAGCATCCAGGGGCGGTC encodes:
- a CDS encoding ABC transporter ATP-binding protein, with the protein product MGTALHPEADVLLDVKGLKTYFYTDEGVVKSVDGVTFHIKRGETLAVVGESGSGKSVTSLSIMRLIASPPGKIADGEVLFRGKDGQIKNLVTLPEAEMRKIRGNDISMIFQEPMTSLNPVYSVGDQIAEAVMLHQGKNRREAMEVATSMLELVGIPAAKKRVNEYPHQMSGGMRQRVMIAMALSCNPALLVADEPTTALDVTIQAQILDLMRKLQKDIGMSILFITHNLGVVAEMADRVVVMYGGRVVEEGDVLEIFKAPKHPYTMGLLNSMPRVDHEAEAPGERKQRLEAIPGNVPNPLHLPPGCVFEPRCKFAIPDCSKAVPALIDTGGGHTSRCIRSHEFGEVKA